The Oncorhynchus gorbuscha isolate QuinsamMale2020 ecotype Even-year linkage group LG06, OgorEven_v1.0, whole genome shotgun sequence sequence TGTACATGTGCTTCTTCcagatgcacacacactctcctaaGAGTCCTCGTTCATCTCTTGGCTATCTGTCCTTGCAATTTTGTGTGGAGGTGCtggactccctccctctccttgatCCTGTTCCCTCTTCTTCGCTGCGTTCTGTTCAACAGAGGAGGACAATCAGTGCTTTCACTCACCTGATTGACAACCTCCTCTACAAAGTTGATGTTTCAGAGTGAGCATTGCTGACCATGCTTTAAGCAGTTCCTGGTCTGTTACAGGTCACATCTGTTACTCTTGCTATTCATAAATGTATCTATTCATTCAGGAATGGGAAGCCCCCGCAAACTCACCTTTTTGTCCCACTGTTGGTGAAGGTAGCGAAGGAGGATATTTGTTTTCTCCGTGACAATGACTAGGAAGTAAAAGGAATCATTTAGTTGTTTTCGAAGGGGAAATGGCTTGAGTTTAAAATACATGTTTACATGTCTAGCAGTACATGTTTCCCAAGACAAAGAAAATAAAGACTGTCGATGAAGTATGTGCTCTCTAGTAAGGATGAAGGAACTTACTCTGTTCTGAGGGATACTCGCATGTCGGGAGGTACACGGACGGTCTTCGGTTCTGTAAAAAGTGATTTTAAATAGTTTCAGGTGGAGCAAGACTGATGATGTTAATCTGTCATATTACAAATGTTCTGATAGATGAGTAAGTGCTCACCGATGCTTTGCACACAGGGTCTGCATGGAACAGGCTGAAATTGCTCTTGTTGTAAACAGGGAGACCCTTTAAGAAATCTGCCTGTAGAAAAATATTATTCAGTCGGTGTTGTGTAGCTAAAAGTTGCCAATTTTGCAGAGCATCATCCTAGTCCTGCAATTCATGGGTGACCAAGCCTCTTGCCCTGCAAGATTCTCTACCTTCCCTTGCCTTATCTATCATGTCTGGCTTTAGGTTAGTTAAGTACCTCCTCCACATTGAAATTCAATTGGCACATGAACATTAGTGCCGAGGTGGTTGTAtttaattaaaataataataatatatatgccatttagcagacgcttttatccaaagcgacttacagtcatgtgtgcatacattctacgtatgggtggtcccggggatcgaacccactaccctggcgttacaagcgccatgctctaccaactgagctacagaaaaaGAAACAGCGAAAGGCACACAGAGGACTAACATGGGTACATTTAAAAATTGACAGAGTGACTCGAAGGAATCAGaggttaatttttttttaaactctagTCTGCGCTCAACTCAGTGGAGGAGTTGGGGTACATGGCTAGTTTAGGTTGACATCTAGTTAGTTCAATATGAAGGATGCTTTCCTGCCCCTTTGACAGCATTTGGTTTAAAATACAGAGAAGCAAAG is a genomic window containing:
- the LOC124037994 gene encoding DET1- and DDB1-associated protein 1-like: MDQADFLKGLPVYNKSNFSLFHADPVCKASNRRPSVYLPTCEYPSEQIIVTEKTNILLRYLHQQWDKKNAAKKREQDQGEGGSPAPPHKIARTDSQEMNEDS